CTGGCGAGGACCGCCGTCGGGCAGGGCTGGCAGGTGATGGACGCCCTGCTGACGCCTGGCGATTTTAACGGCGACGGCAAGGTGGACGTGTTGGCGCGCGACCGCAGTGGCTACCTGTATTTCTATGGCGGCAATGGGGCGGGTGGCTGGACGCGGTCGTGGCTGGTTGGCGTCGGCTGGAACGTCCTCAAAGCCGCTGGCGCCGCCGGTGATTTCGACAAGGATGGCTTCCCGGACGTTTACGGCGTGGACCAGCAGGGCCGCCTGGTGATCTATTACAGCGATGGCCGGACGGGATGGCGCACATCCCAGGTGGTGGGCAGCGGCTGGGGCGGCTTCACAGCAATCTTCTAGCTGAGTCCCAGCCGCGGTAAGATTAGCCGCATAAGTCTGGGGAGGACACAATGAACGCTCTATCATGCCGTGCATCAGGCGTGCGCCGAGCGGTAGCCGGGATTGCGGCCGCGCTTATTGCCGCCGTGGCTTTCGCCCCGGCACCTGCCATGGCAACCATGGACCCCACAGATCCCGTGGTTCACGGTGCGCCGTTTGTTGGCTCCACGCTCAGCGTGGAGATCGATCCTGCTTCCTACCGGGGCTGCGGCCAGGCCGCTGGCCCCGACTACCACATCTACTGGACCCGTGACGGCGAGCACGCTGACGACCACACGGAGTGGTGGAATTACAGGCTCACCGAAGAGGACCGCGGCAAGACCATCGCCGCTTACGTCGCCTCGAACTATCCTTGTGACCCCATGGAAGTTGGCAGCGCCGAGACTGTAGAGATCTCCGCCTCCAACCGGGCCAACGGCTTCACCGGTCGTGGCACCTTCGAATTGCTTGCCCGCCGCGCAGACGGCACCCTCATGCTGTATCCCCGCGTTGGCGGGGCCTGGGAATCCGCCCGGACCGTTGGACCCGGCTGGAATGGTTTTGGGACCGTCCTCTCCCCCGGCGACTTCACTGGGGACGGCAACAACGACATCCTCGCCAAGGACTC
This genomic stretch from Micrococcaceae bacterium Sec5.1 harbors:
- a CDS encoding VCBS repeat-containing protein; the protein is MNALSCRASGVRRAVAGIAAALIAAVAFAPAPAMATMDPTDPVVHGAPFVGSTLSVEIDPASYRGCGQAAGPDYHIYWTRDGEHADDHTEWWNYRLTEEDRGKTIAAYVASNYPCDPMEVGSAETVEISASNRANGFTGRGTFELLARRADGTLMLYPRVGGAWESARTVGPGWNGFGTVLSPGDFTGDGNNDILAKDSAGNLFLYAGTGDGRFSAGRQIGAGWNVFNSIVSPGDFNGDGNNDILARDSGGLLYLYPGNGDGGWLTRSVIGSGWNVVNKIVTPGDFDGDHNVDILARDTSGALRLYKGNGAGGWAGMAVIGQGWNGMAAIGAAGDIDGNGNVDVYAVDGSGQLLAYYGDGDGGWNGAQTIGWGWGGFNALF